The following are from one region of the Plodia interpunctella isolate USDA-ARS_2022_Savannah chromosome 23, ilPloInte3.2, whole genome shotgun sequence genome:
- the LOC128680111 gene encoding facilitated trehalose transporter Tret1-like isoform X3, giving the protein MPPRRWITPFLKQCIVTSGVSINMASSGMVMGFTTGLLTQLKEDGSAIPIDDETGSWIAASPGFTLLLGNAVVPILMSKFGRKTTNLITIVLQIAGWLSIAGADNLTVLLVARSIQGLSLGAVMVFGPILIGEYSSPQYRGIFLMNISIITSLTVLIVHTSGLYLHWKITALIFAVIMFVNLLIVIFSPMSPSWLASQGRIEETARNFRWLRGEDEEKELQKMITYSMKVQTKSASEHLLTRIKKALLYFKIIVKKKEFYKPVIIMVHLYTLGQWAGINIILGIRA; this is encoded by the exons ATGCCACCTCGAAGATGGATCACGCCATTTTTGAAGCAA TGTATAGTGACGTCAGGGGTCTCAATCAACATGGCGTCCAGCGGCATGGTAATGGGCTTCACCACTGGTCTCCTGACGCAGCTCAAGGAAGACGGGTCAGCTATACCGATAGATGATGAGACTGGCTCGTGGATAG CTGCATCCCCTGGCTTCACTCTGTTACTAGGCAATGCTGTAGTTCCAattctaatgtcaaaatttggtCGAAAAACTACAAACCTGATCACCATCGTCCTGCAAATCGCTGGATGGCTGAGCATCGCTGGAGCTGATAACTTGACCGTCTTATTAGTAGCTAGATCTATTCAAGGTCTCTCTTTAGGAGCCGTCATGGTCTTTGGACCAATCCTTATTGGAGAGTACAGCAGTCCTCAATATCGAGGTATTTTTCTGATGAATATATCCATTATTACGTCACTTACTGTCCTAATCGTCCACACTTCAGGACTGTACTTGCATTGGAAGATCACTGCTTTGATTTTTGCGGtaataatgtttgtaaatTTACTAATAGTGATATTTTCCCCGATGTCTCCAAGTTGGCTTGCAAGTCAGGGAAGGATCGAGGAGACCGCAAGAAATTTCAGATGGTTAAGAGGTGAAGACGAAGAGAAAGAATTACAGAAAATGATTACATACAGTATGAAGGTACAAACGAAATCTGCAAGTGAACATTTATTGACCAGGATTAAGAAAGCATTGCTGTATTTTAAGATTATAGTAAAGAAAAAGGAGTTCTACAAGCCAGTAATCATCATGGTACATCTCTACACCCTAGGACAATGGGCCGGCATCAATATAAT cCTTGGCATTCGAGCGTAG
- the LOC128680111 gene encoding facilitated trehalose transporter Tret1-like isoform X1, translating into MPPRRWITPFLKQCIVTSGVSINMASSGMVMGFTTGLLTQLKEDGSAIPIDDETGSWIAASPGFTLLLGNAVVPILMSKFGRKTTNLITIVLQIAGWLSIAGADNLTVLLVARSIQGLSLGAVMVFGPILIGEYSSPQYRGIFLMNISIITSLTVLIVHTSGLYLHWKITALIFAVIMFVNLLIVIFSPMSPSWLASQGRIEETARNFRWLRGEDEEKELQKMITYSMKVQTKSASEHLLTRIKKALLYFKIIVKKKEFYKPVIIMVHLYTLGQWAGINIMSVFTVDIFKYIVRQCDSPIYVIALDIQRVISTAIALIIIKKTRRRLVLFVTTGINIAILILTAGYTFAKSKNQSLEYSLLGLVLIHLHMFSIACGTLPMPLVISGEIFPLECRSLAGGISILFFSFSFTLVVKTFPLLIRTLDVHGTYLIYAGVTAYSLAVAAVFLPETKDKSLQDIEDEFKGIPVDMTTAERLISNSDNNVNVKLLDDSANNLIKRN; encoded by the exons ATGCCACCTCGAAGATGGATCACGCCATTTTTGAAGCAA TGTATAGTGACGTCAGGGGTCTCAATCAACATGGCGTCCAGCGGCATGGTAATGGGCTTCACCACTGGTCTCCTGACGCAGCTCAAGGAAGACGGGTCAGCTATACCGATAGATGATGAGACTGGCTCGTGGATAG CTGCATCCCCTGGCTTCACTCTGTTACTAGGCAATGCTGTAGTTCCAattctaatgtcaaaatttggtCGAAAAACTACAAACCTGATCACCATCGTCCTGCAAATCGCTGGATGGCTGAGCATCGCTGGAGCTGATAACTTGACCGTCTTATTAGTAGCTAGATCTATTCAAGGTCTCTCTTTAGGAGCCGTCATGGTCTTTGGACCAATCCTTATTGGAGAGTACAGCAGTCCTCAATATCGAGGTATTTTTCTGATGAATATATCCATTATTACGTCACTTACTGTCCTAATCGTCCACACTTCAGGACTGTACTTGCATTGGAAGATCACTGCTTTGATTTTTGCGGtaataatgtttgtaaatTTACTAATAGTGATATTTTCCCCGATGTCTCCAAGTTGGCTTGCAAGTCAGGGAAGGATCGAGGAGACCGCAAGAAATTTCAGATGGTTAAGAGGTGAAGACGAAGAGAAAGAATTACAGAAAATGATTACATACAGTATGAAGGTACAAACGAAATCTGCAAGTGAACATTTATTGACCAGGATTAAGAAAGCATTGCTGTATTTTAAGATTATAGTAAAGAAAAAGGAGTTCTACAAGCCAGTAATCATCATGGTACATCTCTACACCCTAGGACAATGGGCCGGCATCAATATAATGTCAGTATTCACTGtagatattttcaaatatattgtcAGGCAATGTGATTCTCCTATATACGTCATAGCATTAGACATCCAAAGAGTGATATCTACAGCTATagctttaataattataaagaaaactagACGAAGACTCGTGTTATTTGTCACAACTGGTattaatattgcaatattgATTCTCACAGCAGGTTATACGTTTGCTAAGTCAAAAAACCAGTCACTAGAATATTCTTTACTTGGATTAGTATTAATTCATTTGCACATGTTTTCGATTGCATGTGGTACTCTACCTATGCCTTTGGTGATATCTGGAGAGATATTTCCTCTTGAATGTAGAAGTTTGGCTGGAGGAATCAGTATTTTGTTCTtctctttttcttttacattagTAGTAAAAACGTTTCCATTATTAATCAGAACGTTAGACGTACATGGTACCTACTTGATTTACGCTGGTGTAACAGCATATTCTCTAGCAGTGGCAGCTGTTTTCTTACCTGAAACTAAAGATAAAAGTCTACAAGATATAGAAGACGAGTTTAAAGGGATACCAGTTGATATGACGACAGCTGAGAGACTAATTAGTAATAGTGACAataatgttaatgttaaattacTCGACGATAGTGCAAATAACTTAATAAAGCGCAATTAA
- the LOC128680111 gene encoding facilitated trehalose transporter Tret1-like isoform X2, which yields MASSGMVMGFTTGLLTQLKEDGSAIPIDDETGSWIAASPGFTLLLGNAVVPILMSKFGRKTTNLITIVLQIAGWLSIAGADNLTVLLVARSIQGLSLGAVMVFGPILIGEYSSPQYRGIFLMNISIITSLTVLIVHTSGLYLHWKITALIFAVIMFVNLLIVIFSPMSPSWLASQGRIEETARNFRWLRGEDEEKELQKMITYSMKVQTKSASEHLLTRIKKALLYFKIIVKKKEFYKPVIIMVHLYTLGQWAGINIMSVFTVDIFKYIVRQCDSPIYVIALDIQRVISTAIALIIIKKTRRRLVLFVTTGINIAILILTAGYTFAKSKNQSLEYSLLGLVLIHLHMFSIACGTLPMPLVISGEIFPLECRSLAGGISILFFSFSFTLVVKTFPLLIRTLDVHGTYLIYAGVTAYSLAVAAVFLPETKDKSLQDIEDEFKGIPVDMTTAERLISNSDNNVNVKLLDDSANNLIKRN from the exons ATGGCGTCCAGCGGCATGGTAATGGGCTTCACCACTGGTCTCCTGACGCAGCTCAAGGAAGACGGGTCAGCTATACCGATAGATGATGAGACTGGCTCGTGGATAG CTGCATCCCCTGGCTTCACTCTGTTACTAGGCAATGCTGTAGTTCCAattctaatgtcaaaatttggtCGAAAAACTACAAACCTGATCACCATCGTCCTGCAAATCGCTGGATGGCTGAGCATCGCTGGAGCTGATAACTTGACCGTCTTATTAGTAGCTAGATCTATTCAAGGTCTCTCTTTAGGAGCCGTCATGGTCTTTGGACCAATCCTTATTGGAGAGTACAGCAGTCCTCAATATCGAGGTATTTTTCTGATGAATATATCCATTATTACGTCACTTACTGTCCTAATCGTCCACACTTCAGGACTGTACTTGCATTGGAAGATCACTGCTTTGATTTTTGCGGtaataatgtttgtaaatTTACTAATAGTGATATTTTCCCCGATGTCTCCAAGTTGGCTTGCAAGTCAGGGAAGGATCGAGGAGACCGCAAGAAATTTCAGATGGTTAAGAGGTGAAGACGAAGAGAAAGAATTACAGAAAATGATTACATACAGTATGAAGGTACAAACGAAATCTGCAAGTGAACATTTATTGACCAGGATTAAGAAAGCATTGCTGTATTTTAAGATTATAGTAAAGAAAAAGGAGTTCTACAAGCCAGTAATCATCATGGTACATCTCTACACCCTAGGACAATGGGCCGGCATCAATATAATGTCAGTATTCACTGtagatattttcaaatatattgtcAGGCAATGTGATTCTCCTATATACGTCATAGCATTAGACATCCAAAGAGTGATATCTACAGCTATagctttaataattataaagaaaactagACGAAGACTCGTGTTATTTGTCACAACTGGTattaatattgcaatattgATTCTCACAGCAGGTTATACGTTTGCTAAGTCAAAAAACCAGTCACTAGAATATTCTTTACTTGGATTAGTATTAATTCATTTGCACATGTTTTCGATTGCATGTGGTACTCTACCTATGCCTTTGGTGATATCTGGAGAGATATTTCCTCTTGAATGTAGAAGTTTGGCTGGAGGAATCAGTATTTTGTTCTtctctttttcttttacattagTAGTAAAAACGTTTCCATTATTAATCAGAACGTTAGACGTACATGGTACCTACTTGATTTACGCTGGTGTAACAGCATATTCTCTAGCAGTGGCAGCTGTTTTCTTACCTGAAACTAAAGATAAAAGTCTACAAGATATAGAAGACGAGTTTAAAGGGATACCAGTTGATATGACGACAGCTGAGAGACTAATTAGTAATAGTGACAataatgttaatgttaaattacTCGACGATAGTGCAAATAACTTAATAAAGCGCAATTAA
- the LOC128680110 gene encoding facilitated trehalose transporter Tret1-like isoform X1 — protein MTEKKERFSPFLRQCFVTGAVCCNIVGHGCTLGYPGILLPQLKLPDSTITLSLTEESWLAAVTGILLLVGSFVAPPIMSHFGRKAVHLGLTVPSLVGWFITILATNFEMHLIGRILQGLSFGMMIPVRSVLIGEYTSPKNRGAFLTLLALAQGFGIFYVHLLGSVTDWQRTALICVFFPFFSLIMTIYAPESPSWLASKRRYDECRTVFRWLRGYDEDDELEEMIHARILIEKAANVENKTKNNVFKQVASTIKKKEFYKPNLLMISAFCMIQFVGGTTMAAYSPVIIKLIVGPEANANFWMIALDSQRIVSNSIAVFVINKVNRRTMMFSSGGLCVFSHLAIAVYVYTRKHGMLQYDAMWLPLLLINMQFFTVAVGMIPLPTIIAGEVFPLQYKAIGGTISTLSLSAFMFLALKTFPILSRNAGIDGTYFVYAVVITLNLVIIWFLMPETRGRTLQQIENEFRGGRLQTVEEKGTELDPIVVNYKRRKSERRCSSPLLH, from the exons ATGACTGAGAAAAAGGAGAGGTTTTCACCGTTTCTGAGACAA TGTTTCGTGACGGGAGCAGTGTGCTGCAACATCGTGGGCCACGGCTGCACGCTGGGCTACCCAGGGATCTTGTTACCGCAGCTGAAACTGCCAGATAGCACCATCACACTCAGCTTAACCGAAGAATCTTGGCTAG CGGCGGTGACGGGCATCCTGCTGCTGGTGGGCAGTTTCGTGGCGCCGCCCATCATGTCACACTTCGGACGGAAGGCCGTGCACCTAGGACTCACCGTGCCCAGCCTCGTGGGGTGGTTCATCACTATCTTGGCGACAAATTTTGAG ATGCATTTAATCGGAAGAATCCTGCAGGGTCTATCCTTCGGCATGATGATCCCCGTCCGCTCCGTCCTCATAGGAGAATATACCAGCCCCAAGAACCGAGGTGCCTTCCTCACTCTCCTGGCCTTAGCTCAAGGTTTCGGCATTTTTTACGTCCATCTTCTAGGTTCTGTCACTGATTGGCAAAGGACAGCCTTAATCTGTGTGTTCTTCCCATTCTTCAGCCTCATCATGACTATCTACGCTCCAGAATCTCCAAGCTGGCTCGCTTCGAAACGAAGATACGACGAATGCAGAACTGTTTTTAGATGGCTGAGAGGTTATGATGAAGATGATGAATTAGAAGAGATGATACACGCAAGGATACTGATAGAAAAGGCGGCgaatgtagaaaataaaacaaaaaataatgttttcaagCAGGTAGCATCGACTATAAAGAAGAAGGAATTCTACAAACCTAATCTATTGATGATATCAGCTTTCTGTATGATCCAGTTCGTTGGTGGCACAACCATGGCGGCGTACTCAccggtaataataaaattgatcgtCGGACCTGAAGCTAACGCCAATTTCTGGATGATAGCGTTGGACTCGCAGCGAATCGTGTCTAACTCCATTGCAGTGTTCGTTATAAACAAGGTGAATAGGCGTACAATGATGTTTTCTTCGGGAGGACTATGTGTGTTCAGTCACTTGGCGATTGCCGTCTATGTCTACACCAGGAAGCATGGTATGCTCCAATATGATGCTATGTGGCTCCCTCTATTACTAATCAACATGCAATTTTTCACAGTGGCCGTGGGCATGATTCCTTTGCCAACTATCATTGCAGGAGAAGTGTTCCCCTTGCAGTATAAGGCTATAGGAGGCACCATCAGTACTCTATCGCTTTCTGCGTTCATGTTTTTAGCTTTGAAGACGTTCCCAATATTATCCAGAAACGCAGGAATCGACGGAACATATTTTGTGTACGCGGTAGTAATAACGTTGAATTTGGTGATAATTTGGTTCCTAATGCCAGAAACTAGAGGCAGGACTTTGCAACAGATTGAGAATGAGTTTAGAGGGGGCAGGTTGCAAACTGTTGAGGAGAAAGGGACTGAGTTGGACCCAATTGTTGTGAATTATAAGAGGAGAAAGTCTGAGCGAAGATGCAGTAGTCCTTTGTTGCATTAG
- the LOC128680110 gene encoding facilitated trehalose transporter Tret1-like isoform X2: MSHFGRKAVHLGLTVPSLVGWFITILATNFEMHLIGRILQGLSFGMMIPVRSVLIGEYTSPKNRGAFLTLLALAQGFGIFYVHLLGSVTDWQRTALICVFFPFFSLIMTIYAPESPSWLASKRRYDECRTVFRWLRGYDEDDELEEMIHARILIEKAANVENKTKNNVFKQVASTIKKKEFYKPNLLMISAFCMIQFVGGTTMAAYSPVIIKLIVGPEANANFWMIALDSQRIVSNSIAVFVINKVNRRTMMFSSGGLCVFSHLAIAVYVYTRKHGMLQYDAMWLPLLLINMQFFTVAVGMIPLPTIIAGEVFPLQYKAIGGTISTLSLSAFMFLALKTFPILSRNAGIDGTYFVYAVVITLNLVIIWFLMPETRGRTLQQIENEFRGGRLQTVEEKGTELDPIVVNYKRRKSERRCSSPLLH, encoded by the exons ATGTCACACTTCGGACGGAAGGCCGTGCACCTAGGACTCACCGTGCCCAGCCTCGTGGGGTGGTTCATCACTATCTTGGCGACAAATTTTGAG ATGCATTTAATCGGAAGAATCCTGCAGGGTCTATCCTTCGGCATGATGATCCCCGTCCGCTCCGTCCTCATAGGAGAATATACCAGCCCCAAGAACCGAGGTGCCTTCCTCACTCTCCTGGCCTTAGCTCAAGGTTTCGGCATTTTTTACGTCCATCTTCTAGGTTCTGTCACTGATTGGCAAAGGACAGCCTTAATCTGTGTGTTCTTCCCATTCTTCAGCCTCATCATGACTATCTACGCTCCAGAATCTCCAAGCTGGCTCGCTTCGAAACGAAGATACGACGAATGCAGAACTGTTTTTAGATGGCTGAGAGGTTATGATGAAGATGATGAATTAGAAGAGATGATACACGCAAGGATACTGATAGAAAAGGCGGCgaatgtagaaaataaaacaaaaaataatgttttcaagCAGGTAGCATCGACTATAAAGAAGAAGGAATTCTACAAACCTAATCTATTGATGATATCAGCTTTCTGTATGATCCAGTTCGTTGGTGGCACAACCATGGCGGCGTACTCAccggtaataataaaattgatcgtCGGACCTGAAGCTAACGCCAATTTCTGGATGATAGCGTTGGACTCGCAGCGAATCGTGTCTAACTCCATTGCAGTGTTCGTTATAAACAAGGTGAATAGGCGTACAATGATGTTTTCTTCGGGAGGACTATGTGTGTTCAGTCACTTGGCGATTGCCGTCTATGTCTACACCAGGAAGCATGGTATGCTCCAATATGATGCTATGTGGCTCCCTCTATTACTAATCAACATGCAATTTTTCACAGTGGCCGTGGGCATGATTCCTTTGCCAACTATCATTGCAGGAGAAGTGTTCCCCTTGCAGTATAAGGCTATAGGAGGCACCATCAGTACTCTATCGCTTTCTGCGTTCATGTTTTTAGCTTTGAAGACGTTCCCAATATTATCCAGAAACGCAGGAATCGACGGAACATATTTTGTGTACGCGGTAGTAATAACGTTGAATTTGGTGATAATTTGGTTCCTAATGCCAGAAACTAGAGGCAGGACTTTGCAACAGATTGAGAATGAGTTTAGAGGGGGCAGGTTGCAAACTGTTGAGGAGAAAGGGACTGAGTTGGACCCAATTGTTGTGAATTATAAGAGGAGAAAGTCTGAGCGAAGATGCAGTAGTCCTTTGTTGCATTAG